The Polaribacter sp. Q13 sequence TATTGAAAAATGTAATCAAAAAATTGATTTCAGAGTTCGTAAGAAGTACAAGAAAAAAGTGAGTAATGTATTGGAGTGTCCAAGCGAATTAAAGATATATACTAAAAGTGATTTTTAGTGTTGTGATTATTTGTATATAAATATTTAAATTAATTATAATGGTTAAGTTTTTTATAAATAGTATACTGCTTTGTGTGGTTTCGTTTTTGGGTAATGCTCAAAATGAAGTGCTTTTTAGTAGTGGTTTTGAAGTTGAAGTAGCCAATGAATGGGATGCACTAAATTCTGGAGGTTTACCTACTTTTGAGCGTAATTCTGTGGCTAAGAATAATGAGGATTATGGATTTCAGATGGTTTTTGATAATCTTTCTCAAAAAGGAAATTTAAATACAACAAAGACGATTAATTGGGAGAACGGTGAGAAATATCAAATCTCGTTTTATTATAAGTCGGTGACTCCAGGAGAAATAACCTCTGTAATTTTTAAAGCTTTAAAAAATGATGGAAGTCGATTGTCTCAGTCTACTATTTCATTGTCAAGTACTGTTTGGAAAAAACATAGTATAGAATTAATTGTAGAGGAAAATGCTTCAGACGGCTTTGTTTTGTTTTCTATTCGTCCTTCCACTAGTGGATTGGGAGAAGTCTATTTTGATGATTTTTTAATAGAAAAAGTAGTCGATTCCTCTGGGTTTTATGAAGATTTAAAAACAAAAAATGTTGCTTCAGATGAAAGTATTGTTTGGCAACAATTTGGGCCGGGGATGAGTGGAAATAATAAGTCGGCTCATTGGCATCCTACAGATCCGAATACCTTATTTATTGGACCTAATATGGGCAATTCTTATCGCAGTACAGATAAAGGTTTGACGTATCAAACGATTTTAAATGAAGATGAAGCAGGTTATAAAACGGGATTAAGAGGACCAGAAGATACAATGTCGGTTGATTTTTCACACCAGTCACCTGATTATGGTTTTTGTACGGGAGAGCGAAATAAAGGAATTTTCCAAACCTTTGATAAAGGAAAAACTTGGCAAAGGCAATTGGCAAGTCAATCTGTGTTTGATGAAGCTTATTTGGCTTGTGTAAAAGTAGACCCTAAGGATGATAATATTTGGTATGTTGGTGCAGGTCAAATGCGTAATATGGGTCAGTTGAGTTTTTCTCAGGCGGAGCCACACGGTACTTATATTGATGCAAACAGTCAGGCTAAAATTTGGAAAAGTATAGATAAAGGAGAAACATGGGTATTAAAAAATAACGGATTGCATGCAAATGCTGAGGTTGAGTCCATTATTGTAGATCCTATTTCTACTAATATTATTTATGTAAGCACTAATTATGGATTTTACAAAAGTATAGATAGCGGTGAAACTTGGATTCAGAAATCAAATGGACTAGATCATGATGTGATGCGTTCATTAGTAATGCATCATGATAAAGATACCGAAGCTGTTACACTATTTCTTTTGGTAAATGTAGAATGGCAAGCCGATGGTAACTCTGTTAAAAATTTATCTGGTGGTGTTTTTAAAAGTGTTGATAATGGAGAAACATGGACAAATATTAACGGAAATTTATCTGTCGACATGAATGTTTTATGTAGCGATTTTCAGGTTAGTAAACAATATTACAGAAATATAGCACACTTTTTTGGGATTACAGAAGAGCAAGCCAATGTAACTTATCCTGTTATTCCTTCAAATATTTTAAACCGATTTAATCAAATAGAAGTGGATCCTAATGATGTCAATAATATTTATTTAGCAAATGAATATTCTAATGCTTCGGAAATTAACATGAAGCCAGGTTCTTTATTTAGAAGTAAAGACGGAGGAAATACTTGGTATGTCACCTTTAGAATTGGTTCTAATTGGAGTACTGGGGACCACATATCATATTGGCAAAATAGAGGGACTCCATTAGGTGTTAATGTTACGTTACAATATTTAAAGGATTGGATAGAACGAGCAACTTATGATCCTAAGGGTTGTAATTTTGTTCGATTCAATGCGGATGGTTCTGTTTTACATACACAATTAGCTAAAATATCTTTAATGTCTTATGACGGAGGAGATACTTGGGTAGATATTGATGATCAAGAAGTAGGAACAGATACAGGTGTATTTGTTGGAGCTGGAAACAGTAATGTACCTGGTCATGGTCTTTATCAGCATTTGGGAGTTCCTAATAAAGTTTTTTGTTCTGCAGGAGAAAATGGTTTATGGATTACTCAAGAGGGGGGAGATGCTATTCGAGAAGGAGCACAAGCAGCAAAACCTATTTACGTAGTGCCTGGCAAGGAGCAATCTGTGAGTTGTTATGCGATTCATCCAACAGATACGAATATTCATTATTCCATGTTTTCTAGACAACACGGAAGAGGAGAGTTGTTTAAATCTATAGACAATGGAGTTTCTTGGGAATCATATGCAGTAGCTATTGAACCTTGGGAAAAGGCAAGTAATGGAGATCAGGCTGTTCATCAACTGAATTTAATGATAGATAAGGAGAATCCTGATAATATGTATTTTAATGTGCCTAGATTAACTAAAGATTTAGAATTTACAGGAAATACAGTTACGGGTTTTGGTGTTCATAAATCTACAGATGGAGGCTTGACTTGGGCAGAAACCAATAACGGTTTGCCAGCATCTTTAGATGTTACGATGATTGCTTTTGATCCAAATGATACACAAACCTTATATGCAACAGTTCAAAAAACAAATGGAGGGTTGTATAAATCTATAGATGGAGGGGTAAATTGGGTTGAGGTTACTTCTGCTTCAACTATAGCTGGAACATATGGTATCAATGATATTCATTTTTCTAACGATGGGAAAGTTTATATTACTTCTGGTCATAGAAATGCAACTGAAGGAGGTTTGTGGGTTAGTAATGATGGTATGTTGACTTGGGAGATGGTTTTTGATTTTCCGTGGGTTAATCGTATTGAAACGGCGCATTGGAATCCGGATGTGATTTTACTATCTACTTTAGCAAACAATACTATAAGCACATTAAATTCTGGTATTTACTTGTCTAAAAACGGAGGCTCAAGTTGGATAAAAGTTAATAAAGGAAGTGGACAGTCAGATAGGGTTAATGATATTGCGATTGACAATTACACTCCAGGGAAATACTATATATCAACACGCGGTAGTGGTTGGTCAGTTGCTGTTGACCCGAATGAAACACAGCCACCTTTAAGTATTAAGAAAGTTCATATAGCAGAAGCGATAAATGTGTATCCAAATCCGGTTAAAGATACTTTTACAATAGCTGGTGTTGATGGAAAAATAAGTTTGGAAATTTATTCATTTGGAGGAAATCGTGTGTTCAATCGTAAAGATACAGAACTTAGACAGTTTGATATTTCTACATTAACAAGTGGATTATATGTGTATAAAATATTTGATTTTTCTAGTCAGAAAGTAAGGGTTGGTAAGTTTATAAAAGAGTGATTTATCTGTGTTGTAATGATTTGTTAAAACAAACCTTTCTTCAGAATTGGCAGGTTGGGAAAAAGGGATATTCTACATATAGTTTTTCTTTGATGATGCTTGTGTTTGCAATGAATGAACACGTAACAGTGTTTAAATTAGAATAATTTATTCTGAAAATATACAGTTTACCTTTTCTATCTATTTCTATGGATATTGTTAGAAAGAGTGTCCTTTAACGCCTTATAATTACTATAAAGAACATATAGCGTACAAACAAGACTATATGTTAATCTGTTAATTATAGGGTTCTACTAAATTTACATAACATTTATATCCTATTTGTTTAGTTGGAGTTGAAATATGAAAATTGATACAAAGGAAGAGTCTGATTCCTATGTTAGAGGGTGAAAAAATACCTAAAGATTGGAGGACAGCTCAGTTTTATAATTATTGGTCCGCTCCATTTCATTATGGGATTAGAACCGATAGATACACATACCTAAAAGTAAAAGACTATCCGGATGAATTGTTTGATCGAAAGAAAGATCCATTGCAATTGCACAATGTTGCAGGGAAATCCAAGTACAAAAAAAAAATTGTAAAATTGAAGGCAGAATTACTGGATAAAATTATTGAAATTGGTGTCAATCCTGAAGAATTACCAGGTATCGGAAAGAACCAATGCAACCAAAATCTAGGGGTAATTAAAAGAAGAAAAAGCATTAATTAAGATGATGAAAAATAATTTAAAAATTATTATTTGCTGTGGATTGCTTTTTTCATTGCAATTACAAAAGGCAGTAGCACAAGACTCAAGACCAAACATTATATTAATATTAGCCGATGATTTAGGTTATTCTGATATTGGATGTTATGGAGGTGAAATTGAAACACCAAATTTAGATAAATTGGCAAATGAAGGAATACGGTTTAGGCATTTTATAAACGGTTCTAAATGTGCGCCATCAAGGGCTTCTTTATTAACAGGCTTGTATCCTATTGAAACAGGTTGCGTTGGCCCACCTGATCAAATGGTAAATGGCGTAACCATCGCAGAAATGCTGAGAAAAGCAGGTTATAAAACATTAATGTCTGGAAAATGGCATGGAAAAGAAAATCCGGCTAAAAGAGGTTTTGATAAATGTTTCGGAAATCTTAAAGGCGCTTTTAATTATTTTAACCCATCTTCAAAGGATAATTATTGGGAGAATTCGGAACAGATAAAAGACTTTAAACCCAATGATGAATTTTATGCAACAGATAATTTTACAGATAGAGCCATTGGTTACTTAGAGGATGTAAAAGATTCTAAAAAACCATTTTTTCTTTATGTTTCTTATAATGCACCACATTATCCGTTACAAGCATGGCCTGAGGATATCGCAAAATACAGAAACAAATACGTAAAAGGTTGGGACAAAATTCGTGATGAACGTTTTAAGCGTCAACGAGAAATGGGGATTGTTCCTAAGCATTGGAAACTATCTGAGCGAGACAATAAAATTCCTGCTTGGGAAGCGTATCAAAATAAAGATATTGCAGATTTAACCATGGCAACCTATGCAGCAATGGTAGATAGAATGGATCAAAATATAGGGAAACTGTTGGCAAAATTAGAAGCTATCGGTAAAAAAGAGAATACCTTGATTGTTTTTCTGTCGGACAATGGAGGTAATGCAGAAGGACATATGTGGGATGGTAAAAATCAAAAGAATAAACCTGGAGAAAAAGATTCTCAAGCAAAATTAGGTATTGAGTGGGCTAATGCTTCCAATACGCCTTTTAAAAGTTACAAACGTTCCACTTTTAATGGTGGTCAGGTAACACCGTTTATTGTGAATTGGCCAAACGGAAATTTAGCAAAAGGAAGTATATCTAATCAAAAAGGAAATATAACAGACTTGATGCCCACTTTTTTAGAACTAGCCAATGCTACATATCCTGAAGGGGATATTTGGACTGTTCCACAAGAAGGAAATTTAAAAACATCTTGGAAAGTTAAGTCGCTTTCTGGTAAGAGTTTAGTTCCTGCAATTAAAGAAGGAAAAGAAGTAAAAAGAGATAATTTTAAAGGTTATTTTCAAGGAAGTAGAATGTTAATAGCTGGAGACTGGAAAATAGTTTCTGATGGTGGTGATGGTGCTATTCTTCATTTATACGATTATCCGTGGGAGTTATATGATTTAAAGAAAGACGGAACGGAAACCAATAATTTAGCAAATCAGTATCCAAAGCTTGTAGATTCATTAGATAGAGTTTACAGGAATTGGATTAACAAAACGGATGCTCTTACTGGATTAAAATCTCATGAGTATTACCAACCTTATTATTCCGCGGAAGCGAAAATAGCAATCGAAAAATTAGAAAAAGATGGTAAGTATGTCAAGCTGATGAAAACCAGAAGAGCCATTGGCTTGTCTATTGTTGAAAAACTAGCATCTAATAAAGTGAAATTAAAAACATTTATGGGAATGGATAAATTGCCAATGTCTTATTTTGCTGTGGTTGGCATTGGTAGAGAAAAGGGAATGTTAATTCCTGAATTGAAAAACTTGTATGATATTTGGGATAAAAAGAGTAAAGCAATCGAAAAGTATTGTAAAAAACTAGGACCAGATTATTTAAAATTATATGAAATACAAGAACGTATTAGGTTAAGAACAACTTCGTTGGAAGTAAACTAAAAACAATAAAATATGAAAATTATAAAAATAATAGTTGCTATATTTTTAATGAGTGTAACTACAATGAGCGCTCAGCAAAAACAACCCAATATTTTATTTATTGCTATTGACGATTTACGTCCGCAATTAAACGCATACGGTTTAAACCATATGATTACGCCTAATTTAGATGCGCTGGCTTCTGAAGGACGATTGTTTGCAAATCATTTTGCACAAGTTCCTACTTGTGGACCGTCAAGAGCAGTAATGTTGACTGGGAAAAATTTAAAATCTAAAGAAGAAATAGGTCATCATATTTTAGGTAAAAAATTAGCAAAAATTAAGAAAAAAAAAGATCCCGAGACTTTTATTCATCATTTAAAACGAAACGGTTACTATACCGTTGGTATGGGTAAAATTAGCCATAGTATAAGTGGGAGTTATAAGAATAAATTAGAATTACCAAATAGTTGGAATGCATTTTTAAAGAATAAAGATGGGTATCAAATGTATGCCAACGGACAAAAAAGAAATAAAAAAACAACGCCTCCTTTTGAGATGTTAGAAGTAGAAGATGAGGCTTATCCAGATGGTAGATTAGCACAGGTAGCTATAAAAGAATTGGAAAAAAGAGCTAAATCTGATAAACCATTTTTTATGGCTGTTGGGTTTTTAAGACCTCATTTACCATTTTCTGCACCAAAAAAATACTGGGATTTATATAAAAGAGAAGAAATTCCATTATCTCCAAATCCAGAAGCTCCAACAGGAGTTGCTAAAGAATTTTTACACCAAAGTGGTGAGTTTTTTGGACAGTATTATTCGCCTGAAAAAGGTGGGGCAGGAGTTCGTATTTCCGATGATTATGCTAGACAGGTAATCCATGGAAACTTTGCATCTGTTTCTTATGTTGATGCACAAGTTGGTAAAGTTTTAGATCGATTGAAGAAATTAAAATTAGATAAAAACACCATTGTTGTTGTTTGGGGAGATCATGGTTGGCATCTGGGAGATCAAACAATTTGGGGCAAGCACAGTACTTTCGAAAATGCTTTGAAAAGTACCATGATCGTGAAAACGCCTAAAATGGAAAAAGCAGGAAAGGAAACAAAAAGTTTGATAGCTGCTGTTGATATTTATCCAACCCTTTGTGATTTAGCAAACATTACAAAACCTGAAAATTTAGATGGTAAAAGTTTTGCATGCATACTTAAAAATCCTAAAAAGTCTACAAGAGAGGCTGTGCTTAGTTATTGGAGAGATCAAATTAGTATGAGAACAGACCGTTATAGATTGGCTGTTTTTAATGATGGTAAGAAACAAGAATTAATGTTGTTTGATCACGATAAAGATCCTAATGAAACCGTTAATATAGCAGCTACAAGTCCTAAGATTATTGCTGATTTATTGCCTTTGCTTATAAAGATGAACAAAGGATATCTTCCTAATTTAAAATAACGATAAGCTAAAACATGACAAAAATGATTCTAAAATACGCAGTAAAACTATTGTTGCTTTGTTTTATTTCTCAAAGCATACATGCACAAAATTACTATGGAAAAACTAAAGAAGTCGCTCTAACTTCTATTAAACCACAGGGCTGGATTAAAGAGTTCTTGCAAAGACAAGCTGATGGATTGTCTGGAAGCCCCTCTGTTTCTGGATATCCTTATAATACAAATATGTGGATGGAAGACATTCACATTCCTGTTGGACATGTTGGAAAAGACCTTTGGCCATACGAACAAACGGCTTATTATTTAGATGGCTCATTACGTTGTGGGTATTTAATTGGTGATAAAAAATTAATTGATTACACTCAAAAAAACATTAACTATACGCTTAATAACGTTGATGAAACAGGAATTTTAGGGCAGCCTAAAGCAGATGATTGGGCAAGAGTAGTGTATTTCCGAGGAATGATGGCTGATTATGATGTCACTCACAACAAAGATATAATTTCTAAAATGTCAAAACATTTTCTTGATAGCCCTCGTTTATTTAATGAAGGTCGTGGATTAATGAGCATAGAGCCCATTTTATGGTTGTATAATAAAACAGGTAATGAAAAATTACTTGAATTAGCAAAAAATAGTATACATAATATTAAAAACACGAGCTTGGGAGGTGAATACAAAATAAATGAAATTGATAACGAACTCTCATCAAAAATGTTAGACAGAATGCTTTCTAACAAAAAACCTGGAGGTCATGGTGTTGGATTTGTTGAACAAGCAAAACTTCCCGCTATTTTATACCTATATACTGGAGAACAAAAATACCTCGATGCAACTATCAATGCTATTAACAAATTAGAAAAGCATCATTTTTTAGTGGATGGAGTACAAAGCTCTGTTGAACATTTGTCGGGGAAATCAATAAATATGGCTCATGAAACCTGCGATATCATAGACCTTTCTTGGAGTCTTGGTTATTTACTCATGGCAACCAATGATGGGCATTGGGGAGATCTTATTGAACGCGCTATTTTTAATGCAGGATTAGGAGCTTTAGACAAAAATTTTAAAGCACATCAATATTATTCAGCCCCAAACCAACCCGTTGCTGCCGAAGAAACCAGCCAGTTTAATATGGATAAAGATTGGGGAGGCATGGCCTTAGGTCGTATGTGTTACCGTACAGGTCATGATACTGAATGTTGTACAGGAAACATCCATCGATTGATGCCTGTTTATGTTGGTAGAATGTGGTTAGAAAATGCGGATAATTCTGGTGTAACTGCGGCACTATATGGAGCTTCAGATTTCACTTTCAAAAAGAATCACGAAGAAATTAAAATTCAACAAAAAACCAACTACCCATTTGATGAAAACATCCGCTTTACGTTTCATATGAATCAAAAAGCCAATTTTTCTTTCGGTATGCGTATTCCTGCTTGGTGTACAAAACCTGAAATTAAAGTGAATGGAAAAACATTGAAAAAATTTGTTATAGAACAAGGCATGGCAAAAATTCAACGTAATTTTTCAAATGGCGACCAAATTGAATTACATCTTCCTATGGAAATGAAATTAACAACTTGGGGTACAGAAAACGAAGGCGTA is a genomic window containing:
- a CDS encoding beta-L-arabinofuranosidase domain-containing protein — its product is MILKYAVKLLLLCFISQSIHAQNYYGKTKEVALTSIKPQGWIKEFLQRQADGLSGSPSVSGYPYNTNMWMEDIHIPVGHVGKDLWPYEQTAYYLDGSLRCGYLIGDKKLIDYTQKNINYTLNNVDETGILGQPKADDWARVVYFRGMMADYDVTHNKDIISKMSKHFLDSPRLFNEGRGLMSIEPILWLYNKTGNEKLLELAKNSIHNIKNTSLGGEYKINEIDNELSSKMLDRMLSNKKPGGHGVGFVEQAKLPAILYLYTGEQKYLDATINAINKLEKHHFLVDGVQSSVEHLSGKSINMAHETCDIIDLSWSLGYLLMATNDGHWGDLIERAIFNAGLGALDKNFKAHQYYSAPNQPVAAEETSQFNMDKDWGGMALGRMCYRTGHDTECCTGNIHRLMPVYVGRMWLENADNSGVTAALYGASDFTFKKNHEEIKIQQKTNYPFDENIRFTFHMNQKANFSFGMRIPAWCTKPEIKVNGKTLKKFVIEQGMAKIQRNFSNGDQIELHLPMEMKLTTWGTENEGVAVERGPLVYSLNVENKSIKFPFIGNPKLINFPNKLMYPTSDWNYALNVKDISDAKFIQINADETKYPWDLENTPVKIEIPAKKVMNWNIEGTHHAPSFPKELTLDKQEKVITLVPLGTTYLRMTVFPKTK
- a CDS encoding arylsulfatase, with translation MMKNNLKIIICCGLLFSLQLQKAVAQDSRPNIILILADDLGYSDIGCYGGEIETPNLDKLANEGIRFRHFINGSKCAPSRASLLTGLYPIETGCVGPPDQMVNGVTIAEMLRKAGYKTLMSGKWHGKENPAKRGFDKCFGNLKGAFNYFNPSSKDNYWENSEQIKDFKPNDEFYATDNFTDRAIGYLEDVKDSKKPFFLYVSYNAPHYPLQAWPEDIAKYRNKYVKGWDKIRDERFKRQREMGIVPKHWKLSERDNKIPAWEAYQNKDIADLTMATYAAMVDRMDQNIGKLLAKLEAIGKKENTLIVFLSDNGGNAEGHMWDGKNQKNKPGEKDSQAKLGIEWANASNTPFKSYKRSTFNGGQVTPFIVNWPNGNLAKGSISNQKGNITDLMPTFLELANATYPEGDIWTVPQEGNLKTSWKVKSLSGKSLVPAIKEGKEVKRDNFKGYFQGSRMLIAGDWKIVSDGGDGAILHLYDYPWELYDLKKDGTETNNLANQYPKLVDSLDRVYRNWINKTDALTGLKSHEYYQPYYSAEAKIAIEKLEKDGKYVKLMKTRRAIGLSIVEKLASNKVKLKTFMGMDKLPMSYFAVVGIGREKGMLIPELKNLYDIWDKKSKAIEKYCKKLGPDYLKLYEIQERIRLRTTSLEVN
- a CDS encoding T9SS type A sorting domain-containing protein, which translates into the protein MVKFFINSILLCVVSFLGNAQNEVLFSSGFEVEVANEWDALNSGGLPTFERNSVAKNNEDYGFQMVFDNLSQKGNLNTTKTINWENGEKYQISFYYKSVTPGEITSVIFKALKNDGSRLSQSTISLSSTVWKKHSIELIVEENASDGFVLFSIRPSTSGLGEVYFDDFLIEKVVDSSGFYEDLKTKNVASDESIVWQQFGPGMSGNNKSAHWHPTDPNTLFIGPNMGNSYRSTDKGLTYQTILNEDEAGYKTGLRGPEDTMSVDFSHQSPDYGFCTGERNKGIFQTFDKGKTWQRQLASQSVFDEAYLACVKVDPKDDNIWYVGAGQMRNMGQLSFSQAEPHGTYIDANSQAKIWKSIDKGETWVLKNNGLHANAEVESIIVDPISTNIIYVSTNYGFYKSIDSGETWIQKSNGLDHDVMRSLVMHHDKDTEAVTLFLLVNVEWQADGNSVKNLSGGVFKSVDNGETWTNINGNLSVDMNVLCSDFQVSKQYYRNIAHFFGITEEQANVTYPVIPSNILNRFNQIEVDPNDVNNIYLANEYSNASEINMKPGSLFRSKDGGNTWYVTFRIGSNWSTGDHISYWQNRGTPLGVNVTLQYLKDWIERATYDPKGCNFVRFNADGSVLHTQLAKISLMSYDGGDTWVDIDDQEVGTDTGVFVGAGNSNVPGHGLYQHLGVPNKVFCSAGENGLWITQEGGDAIREGAQAAKPIYVVPGKEQSVSCYAIHPTDTNIHYSMFSRQHGRGELFKSIDNGVSWESYAVAIEPWEKASNGDQAVHQLNLMIDKENPDNMYFNVPRLTKDLEFTGNTVTGFGVHKSTDGGLTWAETNNGLPASLDVTMIAFDPNDTQTLYATVQKTNGGLYKSIDGGVNWVEVTSASTIAGTYGINDIHFSNDGKVYITSGHRNATEGGLWVSNDGMLTWEMVFDFPWVNRIETAHWNPDVILLSTLANNTISTLNSGIYLSKNGGSSWIKVNKGSGQSDRVNDIAIDNYTPGKYYISTRGSGWSVAVDPNETQPPLSIKKVHIAEAINVYPNPVKDTFTIAGVDGKISLEIYSFGGNRVFNRKDTELRQFDISTLTSGLYVYKIFDFSSQKVRVGKFIKE
- a CDS encoding sulfatase/phosphatase domain-containing protein yields the protein MIQRKSLIPMLEGEKIPKDWRTAQFYNYWSAPFHYGIRTDRYTYLKVKDYPDELFDRKKDPLQLHNVAGKSKYKKKIVKLKAELLDKIIEIGVNPEELPGIGKNQCNQNLGVIKRRKSIN
- a CDS encoding sulfatase; the encoded protein is MKIIKIIVAIFLMSVTTMSAQQKQPNILFIAIDDLRPQLNAYGLNHMITPNLDALASEGRLFANHFAQVPTCGPSRAVMLTGKNLKSKEEIGHHILGKKLAKIKKKKDPETFIHHLKRNGYYTVGMGKISHSISGSYKNKLELPNSWNAFLKNKDGYQMYANGQKRNKKTTPPFEMLEVEDEAYPDGRLAQVAIKELEKRAKSDKPFFMAVGFLRPHLPFSAPKKYWDLYKREEIPLSPNPEAPTGVAKEFLHQSGEFFGQYYSPEKGGAGVRISDDYARQVIHGNFASVSYVDAQVGKVLDRLKKLKLDKNTIVVVWGDHGWHLGDQTIWGKHSTFENALKSTMIVKTPKMEKAGKETKSLIAAVDIYPTLCDLANITKPENLDGKSFACILKNPKKSTREAVLSYWRDQISMRTDRYRLAVFNDGKKQELMLFDHDKDPNETVNIAATSPKIIADLLPLLIKMNKGYLPNLK